From the genome of Ziziphus jujuba cultivar Dongzao chromosome 4, ASM3175591v1:
CCTTTACGGAAATGCTTCTCTGATTTTTATGATGATTCTTGCATTAATTGAacggtgttttttttaattatttatttatttatttagagaaaagaaaaaggattttAATCCAGATCAAAAGAGTTTGGAGTGTAATACCATCcgtattttgttttggttattCAAACGTAACATATAAGTCGGAACTGAGGTTAGAAAATTTATGGTGTTTTGGAAACTTCATTTGTCATCATTgttcctaaaatatataattatataataagtttcacataaattttttttttctttcccttctttggataaagtttcaaatcaaattttaaaatcactcAAAAATCATTCTTTGCTGAAAAAATAATCTTTTCCCTATCTATAGTATCCATCATGTAAAGCCATCATTTCATTATGTTTATCATTAGTCTTGACATAACAATATACTCATTTttaaaagatagaaaaatattGTCTATTATGGCGGAGGGTTGTAGCTGCACTTTTTGGGTTGGGCATTCAGTCATAATGAAGTCAACCCAGCCCAAAAACACCAACTCATGGGAGTATGGACTGTATGGGCCTAATAAGAACCAGAAGCAAGCccaatcaaaaccaaaatatatatatatatatatataaatataaataaatgaatgaaagaataaaaaaagaaaaaaaaaaaatgaaaatccatCATCCACACAAGAGCAACAAAACGCAGAGTCTCTCGGATCTTTTTGTTTTACTCTGTCAATTGGTTCTGCTGATTGGCATTTCCAAAATGGCTTACCTTCCAAGATGCCCgaaaccaccaccaccaccacccaaACTCCTTCCAATCGGAGATCAAacaaccgtcgccggaaaaaCAAGACCAACCAAACTCATCATGACCAACCCCAACCCCAACCCCAACCGCCACTCGACGACGAATCAAATCAACCACGAACGAGAAGAAGATCAATACCCAGCGACCCTCACGTTCGGATCGCAATGTACGTAGCCATGGCCCATGCAGGTCTCGCACTCTCCTTGGCAATCCTCTTCGGAGTCGTCAAGCTTCTCCAAGGCTACTGGCGACCGATCCAATGGGCCATCCTCTGTTCCATGCCTCTCCGCGAGTTCCACTCCGCGCTCGTCTCCTTCTGGTCTCACTCTCTCAATCTCGGCCTCTTCGAAACCCTAATCGCCGTCCCTTTCGCTGCGCTACGTGCCTCCACCGCTTCCCTCATCGATTCCCATGCGGTCTTCCTCCGCATTTTCCGCAACCACCCAAAGCCCCGCCGCAGAAAGAAGGTCGGGTTCTTCAAGCTCGTCCAATGGCTTATCTCTTTCGCTCTCTTCCTAACCATCTATGAAAGTGTAGGCCTGGTCCCTATCTTTGCTTTTGCCTTGGCTTGCTTCGTAGCTTATTCGTTGGGTTGGAGAGCCATAACCAATCCCGGATTTAAAACCACACTTTCAGCAATCTCATCTGCTCGTCGCCGTGGTGGTAAAAAATTCCGTAACAGTAGCTCATTGCTAAGGAAAATGAGCAGGTACATAACGTGTGCGATTCTCAATAGGTTGAAAACGACGGTTGGGATTGGTTTGATTATGTTTATGATTATGGGGTCTGTGTTTGGATTCCTTTTCTTTTCGTATAAGATTGCCATGGAAGGCAAAGACGCGTTGATCTCGTTGAAATCGCATTTGGAAGAGAACAATTATGCGGAAAGAATGGGGATTATGAAATGGATGGATGATAATCATATAGATGAATTAATCGATTCTTATACGGTAAAATTCTACGAAACTGTTTCAGAGAATATTGATTCTCTAGCAGCTTATTACAATGTGACAGAGATTGTAGAGAGTGTGAGGAGCTACTTAGAGAGTCGGTCTCAGAGTCCGCTCATTTCCACTAGTGTTCCTCAAGAAGAAGCTAATTTCCAGCCATTGTCCAAGAAATTACATGGGATTCAATCAAAACTGAAAAACAGAGAGTGGAAAGTGATTTACAGAGACGTTGATGGTGTTTTCAGAGAGTTCATATCTCTGATTGGCAGGGAAGATTTAATGGAGAAAATCAAAGCATTTTTGCTTCAAAGTCTGGATGTATCGAGACAAGTACTCGCTAGTGGTACAATGGTTTTAGCAGGAGGTGTGAATCTTATCTTCTTCATGGCCGTGTCAATTGTTTCAGGAGCTGCTGGATTGTTGAACTTCATATCCGGTTTCATGGTGTTTCTGTGGCTGCTTTATTACCTAATCACCACGGATTCGGGTGGTGTTATGGACCATGTATTGGGAATGCTTCCACTATCGAGCTTCACTCGGGCTCGATGTGCTCGAGTGCTGGATCAAGCTGTTAGTAGTGTTTTGTTAGCTGCGGCTAAAGTCACATTCTTTCAAGGGTGTCTTACATATCTGTTGTTTAGATTCTATCGCATTCATTTCCTTTATACGTCGACTTTTTTAGCTATTATGAGTGCCATTTTGCCTATAACACCGCCCTGGCTCTCCTCCATTCCTGCTGCAGCTCAACTGGCTTTGGAGGTGAGATACATTCAGGCCGTTTTGTTGACCGCCATTCATCAAATACTATTGGATTATGGAACTATTGCGATTCAAGATGAGATTCCAGGACAGAATGCCTACCTGACTGGGCTTAGCATTCTTGGTGGGATTGCTTTGTTTCCCTCAGTCTTGGAAGTAATTACTCTGTTTTTCCCTTACAGTGTTTGCTTTTATGTAGTTCATAAAATATGTAGTTGTTGGTTCAAAGTTCTGAATGTTGAAGTTTGTGTTTGTGTTACAGGGAGCAATTATGGGTCCTCTACTGATGACGGTGATGATCGCCTTAAAGAATCTATATGTGGAATTCGTCCTCGTCTCGGCAGATGAATCTGGCCATTGATGTAGCGTTGAAGGTGAAAGAACTTGGAAAATTTTGGTGAACttgttttatttccttttctgCTTTGAAAAGAAATGCCAAAGTTTGACACAAGATTCAGCGAATTAGAGCTCCTAAAGTCCGAagatattgttttttttgtcCATGTTTTATGCATATGTGGTTTATGTGGAGGTTCTTAATTAAACTGATCTGCATCGCAGAATTCAGCTAGTATA
Proteins encoded in this window:
- the LOC107415309 gene encoding uncharacterized protein LOC107415309; amino-acid sequence: MPETTTTTTQTPSNRRSNNRRRKNKTNQTHHDQPQPQPQPPLDDESNQPRTRRRSIPSDPHVRIAMYVAMAHAGLALSLAILFGVVKLLQGYWRPIQWAILCSMPLREFHSALVSFWSHSLNLGLFETLIAVPFAALRASTASLIDSHAVFLRIFRNHPKPRRRKKVGFFKLVQWLISFALFLTIYESVGLVPIFAFALACFVAYSLGWRAITNPGFKTTLSAISSARRRGGKKFRNSSSLLRKMSRYITCAILNRLKTTVGIGLIMFMIMGSVFGFLFFSYKIAMEGKDALISLKSHLEENNYAERMGIMKWMDDNHIDELIDSYTVKFYETVSENIDSLAAYYNVTEIVESVRSYLESRSQSPLISTSVPQEEANFQPLSKKLHGIQSKLKNREWKVIYRDVDGVFREFISLIGREDLMEKIKAFLLQSLDVSRQVLASGTMVLAGGVNLIFFMAVSIVSGAAGLLNFISGFMVFLWLLYYLITTDSGGVMDHVLGMLPLSSFTRARCARVLDQAVSSVLLAAAKVTFFQGCLTYLLFRFYRIHFLYTSTFLAIMSAILPITPPWLSSIPAAAQLALEVRYIQAVLLTAIHQILLDYGTIAIQDEIPGQNAYLTGLSILGGIALFPSVLEGAIMGPLLMTVMIALKNLYVEFVLVSADESGH